The Acidicapsa ligni genome contains a region encoding:
- a CDS encoding PadR family transcriptional regulator: MAAEKSEVLQGTLDLMILKTLHALGPQHGFGIARRIEQVSEDVLTLNEGTVYTSLLRLQQQRWIAAKWGVSENNRKARYYSITKTGLKQLTIETENWERISGVIARVLSLQEQQR, from the coding sequence ATGGCCGCTGAAAAGTCGGAAGTCCTGCAAGGCACTCTTGATTTGATGATTCTCAAGACGCTTCACGCTCTGGGGCCACAACATGGGTTTGGAATCGCCAGACGCATAGAGCAGGTGAGCGAGGATGTGCTGACGCTTAACGAGGGCACCGTGTATACATCGCTGTTGCGATTACAGCAGCAACGTTGGATCGCGGCGAAATGGGGCGTCTCGGAGAACAACCGCAAGGCAAGGTATTACTCGATAACCAAGACCGGCCTCAAGCAGCTCACAATCGAGACGGAGAACTGGGAGCGGATCTCCGGCGTCATCGCTCGTGTACTTAGCCTTCAGGAGCAACAACGATGA
- a CDS encoding c-type cytochrome encodes MTKSIATEWTGRWGRNSRGVSPKHKLILSVTGAILGVLLQGCTADKHPSQGESSLANAAKDVAIPLEAGKMKNPLPDTSEVVSQGQEVFLGSCAQCHGADARGDSDLGRSMAPPAMDLSSSHVQHWSDAELFWIIQNGVRLTGMPSWKSSISDNDTWKLAHFIHSLPSAASVPTAAPSKTQTSASMQDKYTIKVPNGIAFAEFRGYEGWPVIAISHNGGALAAILGNPRDDQSLQGRLPR; translated from the coding sequence ATGACGAAATCTATTGCTACGGAGTGGACTGGCAGATGGGGTAGAAACAGTCGTGGCGTATCGCCGAAACACAAACTAATACTCAGTGTGACCGGTGCAATTCTAGGAGTTTTGCTCCAGGGTTGCACAGCGGACAAACATCCCTCACAGGGAGAATCCAGCCTGGCGAACGCGGCTAAAGACGTTGCGATTCCGCTGGAAGCAGGCAAGATGAAGAACCCGCTGCCTGACACGAGTGAGGTCGTGAGCCAGGGCCAGGAAGTATTTCTGGGGTCTTGCGCTCAATGCCACGGTGCGGATGCGCGCGGAGACTCTGACCTTGGCCGCAGTATGGCCCCGCCAGCCATGGACCTGAGCTCATCCCACGTGCAGCACTGGAGCGACGCGGAACTATTTTGGATCATACAGAACGGAGTTCGCCTTACAGGCATGCCTTCCTGGAAGTCGAGCATCTCCGATAACGACACGTGGAAGCTTGCACATTTCATCCACAGCCTACCCAGTGCTGCGTCCGTTCCCACGGCAGCTCCATCCAAGACACAGACCTCTGCCTCAATGCAGGATAAGTACACAATCAAAGTACCCAACGGCATCGCGTTCGCTGAGTTCAGAGGATACGAAGGCTGGCCTGTAATTGCCATTAGTCACAACGGAGGCGCACTCGCTGCAATCCTCGGCAACCCCCGTGATGATCAAAGCCTACAAGGCCGGCTACCCCGCTAA
- a CDS encoding cytochrome P460 family protein has product MIKAYKAGYPANGKPFPDGAMMAKVHWNAKVNPGEPGAPTIPGPQHDVDLMVKDSKRFADSGGWGYGAFEYNAASDTFTPATFKDKPPQGNDAKCGFACHTAVKTKDYVFTDYAHR; this is encoded by the coding sequence ATGATCAAAGCCTACAAGGCCGGCTACCCCGCTAACGGCAAGCCCTTTCCCGATGGCGCCATGATGGCAAAGGTGCATTGGAACGCAAAAGTAAATCCCGGTGAACCCGGTGCGCCGACGATACCAGGACCCCAGCACGACGTCGATCTCATGGTGAAGGACAGCAAGAGGTTTGCCGACAGCGGCGGATGGGGTTACGGCGCGTTCGAGTATAACGCAGCGTCTGATACGTTCACGCCCGCCACCTTCAAGGACAAACCGCCACAAGGGAACGATGCGAAGTGCGGATTCGCTTGCCATACAGCAGTGAAGACAAAAGATTACGTCTTCACGGACTACGCACATAGGTGA
- a CDS encoding TetR/AcrR family transcriptional regulator — MTKGFLPPQQQRSRETSALLIAATLTTLEKHGLDGATIPRIASAAGVAPASVYRRFRDRNALYRVALLDALERSTDQNELNEKFRQKTLKGLVHQIVQVTLQQYRSRPGLMRALTRFVESDSDEEFRTQALHCVASNFNSLAEKLIVYRDQIQHPNPRKAIMFALLTTATVAEARVLEQVSMWQELTRMTDKEFTTEAAKSFLGYLGCRR; from the coding sequence ATGACGAAAGGTTTCCTGCCACCTCAGCAGCAAAGGAGTCGCGAGACATCGGCCCTGCTAATCGCAGCGACACTCACAACGCTGGAGAAGCACGGCCTCGATGGAGCGACCATTCCACGCATCGCCAGTGCTGCGGGTGTCGCTCCGGCGAGTGTCTATCGGAGGTTTCGCGACCGAAATGCTCTATATCGCGTCGCACTTCTCGATGCACTGGAGAGGTCCACTGACCAGAATGAGCTCAACGAAAAGTTCCGACAGAAGACTCTTAAGGGCCTCGTCCATCAGATCGTGCAGGTTACATTGCAGCAGTATCGGTCGCGACCTGGACTGATGCGAGCACTGACGAGGTTTGTGGAATCCGACTCGGATGAGGAGTTTCGGACGCAGGCTCTACATTGTGTTGCGAGCAACTTCAACAGTCTCGCGGAAAAACTGATTGTCTATCGCGATCAAATCCAGCACCCTAACCCGCGTAAAGCAATCATGTTTGCGCTTCTTACAACAGCCACCGTTGCTGAGGCGCGTGTTCTGGAGCAGGTGTCTATGTGGCAGGAGCTAACCCGCATGACGGACAAAGAATTTACAACGGAAGCCGCAAAGAGCTTTCTTGGATATCTAGGGTGCCGTCGTTAA
- a CDS encoding S9 family peptidase: MKPNDGAIPLIPRSILFGNPEIDSVRLSPDGKMLVYLAPVEGKLGVWVRAIEEPDGRIVVHDASRPIAWARWQGDGIHILYLQDRGGDENYHLLRVDLLGGEPEDLTPGYAIRAQPLAIDFRFPYECLVAMNARTPSLMDVHRIHFSTGTHVLDTENSGDVLTWLADNQHIVRAAVAQRPDGGHAIRVRDTTDAPWRTLDELPFADGLPCLIGFSPGNDALYAITAKSANTNRLVQYELASGSCTTLFEHAEFDVEKVYIDPSSREVGAVATLQNKLVWTALSPSSKRALKSFEKLDAGELSLITGAANGDALLFQCQSDIQPDQFYLYEPAKVRESLLFQSRPALRCYTFAPMKPINFFARDALAINGYLTLPPGPEQTMLPTVLYVHGGPWHRDRWGFDPVVQWLANRGYAVLQVNFRGSTGYGKAFLNAGNREWAGAMRTDLLDARDWAITEGFSDPERFAIFGASYGGYAVLTGLAWAPDAFRCGIDVVGPSDLTTFMAAIPAYWEPMRRMFEERVGSGDEFLKAQSPLYRASSIRAPLLIVQGANDPRVNKRESDQIVAALRKNGTEIEYLVFDNEGHGLADAENLQHFAEIAEVFLARHLGGRAEPIGTYS; the protein is encoded by the coding sequence ATGAAACCCAACGATGGCGCTATACCGTTGATCCCTAGGAGCATCCTCTTTGGGAATCCTGAGATTGACAGCGTACGTCTGTCTCCAGACGGCAAAATGCTCGTCTATCTTGCCCCGGTTGAAGGAAAGCTGGGCGTTTGGGTTCGAGCCATCGAAGAGCCAGATGGCCGTATCGTCGTTCACGATGCAAGTCGGCCCATCGCCTGGGCTCGTTGGCAGGGGGATGGAATCCACATCCTCTACCTGCAAGACCGTGGCGGAGACGAAAACTATCACCTGCTGCGTGTCGATTTGCTCGGAGGCGAACCCGAAGATCTGACCCCTGGCTACGCAATCCGCGCACAGCCTTTGGCTATCGATTTTCGTTTCCCGTACGAGTGCCTGGTAGCGATGAACGCACGCACACCAAGCCTCATGGACGTGCACCGGATCCATTTCTCGACAGGCACCCATGTGTTGGACACAGAAAATTCGGGCGATGTGCTCACCTGGCTCGCAGACAATCAGCACATCGTACGCGCAGCTGTCGCACAAAGGCCGGATGGAGGTCACGCCATCCGCGTGCGCGACACGACGGACGCCCCCTGGAGAACTCTGGACGAGCTTCCGTTTGCAGACGGCCTGCCTTGCCTCATTGGATTCTCGCCCGGCAATGACGCTCTTTACGCCATTACTGCGAAGTCGGCTAACACCAACCGTCTCGTGCAGTATGAACTCGCCAGTGGCTCCTGCACGACGCTCTTCGAGCACGCGGAGTTCGATGTCGAAAAAGTGTACATTGACCCGAGCTCACGGGAGGTCGGAGCTGTCGCAACCCTACAGAACAAACTCGTCTGGACGGCTCTTTCTCCCTCGTCGAAACGTGCGCTGAAGAGCTTCGAGAAGCTTGATGCAGGCGAGCTGTCTCTTATCACCGGCGCAGCAAACGGAGATGCCCTGCTATTCCAATGCCAGAGCGACATACAGCCGGATCAGTTCTACCTCTACGAGCCGGCAAAAGTGCGTGAGTCTTTGCTCTTCCAGAGTCGGCCAGCGCTGCGCTGCTACACCTTTGCACCGATGAAGCCCATCAACTTCTTCGCAAGGGATGCATTGGCGATCAATGGATACCTGACGCTGCCACCTGGGCCGGAGCAAACGATGCTCCCAACCGTGCTCTATGTGCACGGCGGGCCCTGGCATCGTGATCGCTGGGGCTTCGATCCAGTGGTTCAATGGCTTGCCAACAGGGGCTACGCCGTTCTGCAGGTGAACTTCCGCGGTTCGACCGGTTACGGAAAAGCCTTTCTGAACGCGGGTAATCGCGAGTGGGCCGGAGCAATGCGCACCGACTTGTTAGATGCTCGCGACTGGGCTATCACAGAGGGATTCTCCGACCCCGAACGTTTTGCCATCTTCGGCGCAAGCTATGGCGGCTATGCCGTCCTCACGGGGCTGGCCTGGGCGCCGGACGCGTTCCGCTGTGGCATCGACGTCGTTGGGCCATCCGATCTCACCACATTTATGGCGGCGATCCCCGCATACTGGGAGCCCATGCGCAGGATGTTTGAGGAGCGGGTCGGCAGTGGGGATGAGTTTCTCAAAGCGCAGTCGCCACTGTACCGGGCATCTTCCATCCGCGCGCCACTGCTGATCGTTCAAGGAGCAAACGACCCCAGGGTGAACAAGCGTGAAAGCGATCAGATCGTCGCAGCCCTGCGAAAAAACGGCACGGAAATCGAATATCTCGTCTTTGACAATGAAGGACACGGCCTCGCCGACGCAGAGAACCTGCAACACTTCGCCGAGATCGCGGAAGTATTCCTGGCTCGCCATCTTGGCGGCCGAGCCGAACCGATTGGCACCTACAGCTGA
- a CDS encoding TetR/AcrR family transcriptional regulator gives MAHRIVSNEDFYNRALDLFRTYGFDGVSLQRLAEATGLEKASLYYRYPGGKDEIALAVAQGVVAWFQANVFDPLTDDTPPRKRVAAVADNLRTFYAGGKKSCVTDVLSLPGGSDALRAGLKGAMQAWIKAFAGIARECGFSPSAAKARAEETIIRIEGSLVLARVLGDNSTFERTMKLLPDLLTAE, from the coding sequence ATGGCGCACCGCATCGTCAGCAACGAAGACTTTTACAACAGGGCTTTGGACCTGTTCCGGACCTATGGCTTTGACGGCGTTAGCCTGCAACGCCTCGCTGAAGCCACTGGCCTCGAAAAGGCAAGCCTGTACTATCGCTATCCCGGCGGAAAAGATGAGATCGCTCTCGCCGTGGCACAGGGAGTCGTCGCCTGGTTTCAGGCCAATGTCTTCGACCCACTTACCGACGACACACCGCCGCGGAAGCGGGTCGCCGCCGTGGCCGACAATCTGCGAACCTTCTACGCGGGCGGAAAAAAGTCCTGCGTCACCGATGTCCTGTCGCTACCTGGCGGCTCGGATGCCCTCCGGGCCGGACTCAAGGGCGCAATGCAGGCCTGGATTAAGGCATTCGCTGGCATCGCTCGAGAGTGTGGATTTTCTCCGTCTGCCGCCAAAGCCAGGGCGGAAGAAACGATCATCCGCATTGAAGGCTCATTGGTCCTCGCCCGAGTTCTCGGCGACAACTCGACCTTTGAACGCACCATGAAGCTCCTGCCTGACTTGCTGACGGCCGAGTAA
- a CDS encoding carboxymuconolactone decarboxylase family protein, with the protein MSRFQTFNSTTATGKSKDLLTAIHTKLGRDLSMAGVMANSPVVLEGYLNFSGALSGGQLSAKLREQIALVTAQENHCNYCLSAHSAIGKMVGLNHEEVVNSRKGTGETDKTTAALAFAKRVLDTKGQVTESDLDAVRAAGFSDGEIAEIIAHVALNVFTNYFNIATDVDIDFPKVSYSEIG; encoded by the coding sequence ATGTCGCGTTTCCAGACCTTCAATTCCACCACTGCCACAGGCAAATCCAAAGACCTACTCACTGCCATTCACACCAAGCTCGGACGTGATCTGAGCATGGCCGGTGTTATGGCGAACTCTCCCGTAGTCCTTGAGGGCTATCTGAACTTCAGCGGCGCACTCTCCGGGGGCCAGTTGAGCGCCAAGCTTCGCGAACAGATCGCCCTGGTTACAGCGCAGGAGAACCACTGCAACTACTGCCTCTCGGCGCACTCGGCCATCGGCAAGATGGTTGGCCTGAATCATGAGGAGGTAGTGAATAGCCGCAAGGGCACCGGCGAGACCGACAAGACTACGGCTGCGCTGGCCTTCGCGAAGCGCGTGCTGGATACCAAGGGCCAGGTCACAGAATCCGATCTCGATGCCGTGCGGGCTGCTGGCTTCTCCGATGGTGAGATCGCTGAGATCATTGCGCATGTTGCCCTGAACGTCTTCACCAACTATTTCAACATCGCCACCGATGTCGATATCGACTTCCCGAAGGTCTCGTACTCCGAGATTGGCTAA
- a CDS encoding nuclear transport factor 2 family protein yields MANTQTLITRAYAAFNKRDIDGAFALMSEHVSWPKASEGRRVVGKDEIRAYWTRQWHQFDPHVEPIELIDRSEGKTDVRVHQLVKSLDGDVLSDSEVWHTYTISNGLIDRMDLKDVNETEASPGTTPSAAFSNH; encoded by the coding sequence ATGGCGAACACTCAGACTTTGATAACAAGAGCTTATGCTGCCTTCAACAAGAGGGACATCGACGGTGCGTTCGCGTTGATGAGTGAGCATGTCAGCTGGCCCAAGGCTTCGGAAGGCCGCCGAGTAGTGGGAAAGGACGAGATCCGTGCCTATTGGACCCGCCAGTGGCACCAGTTCGACCCGCATGTCGAGCCGATTGAGTTAATCGACCGTAGCGAAGGCAAGACGGATGTCAGGGTTCATCAACTCGTTAAGAGTCTTGACGGCGATGTTCTTTCAGATAGCGAGGTCTGGCACACTTACACTATTTCAAACGGCCTGATCGACCGTATGGACCTGAAGGACGTTAACGAAACTGAGGCAAGCCCAGGCACGACTCCATCCGCCGCATTCTCGAACCACTAA
- a CDS encoding glycoside hydrolase family 5 protein, whose protein sequence is MAKESIGSQPRREFLKLAAFTGVAVFTPNESVAERILPGDSPVSAIDHHEQKMDFLRVKGRDIVDSKGKTVRLRGTCPGGWMNMEDFINGHPGAEHTLRAQMAETLGASKAQFFFDRMLDYFFNEDDVIFLRNAGVNVVRFPLNYRHFEDDMAPFKYKESGFTRLDKVLDLCEKHDLYVILDLHSAQGWQNVHWHSDNASRISLLWRDVSYQDRYVGLWKEFARRYANRSVIAGYDVLNEPCTNNEMGDYPWNVPPNYKPNWNAMNALYRCLVTEIRRIDSRHIIFLEGDSYASMFSGLEKPFDDNLAYSSHNYTVPGFGPGQYPGLIHPRTALGSGSDPWDIQKQEQLFLNAEGTKFTQQNNVPLWVGEFGSAFNGPADEAGDRLRALDDQLGIFERNGAHWTTWNYKDIGVMGMLTLNPESPYMERIKDLLRKKRALGTDDWMRWLPATPIKDSTAQLAEQIRHVVDDPNINPLLNAKSMSQTLLCFYAGTLMQPMYASLFKGLSETELDNILSSFSARQCIPNKGLVDVLSKHMARPA, encoded by the coding sequence ATGGCGAAGGAATCGATTGGCAGTCAACCACGGCGTGAGTTTCTAAAGCTGGCAGCTTTCACAGGAGTGGCTGTGTTCACTCCCAACGAATCCGTCGCTGAAAGAATCTTACCCGGCGATTCTCCAGTGTCAGCGATAGATCACCATGAACAGAAAATGGATTTCCTTCGCGTCAAAGGTCGTGACATCGTCGACAGCAAAGGAAAAACTGTTCGGCTCAGGGGAACGTGCCCCGGCGGCTGGATGAACATGGAGGACTTTATCAATGGTCATCCGGGTGCCGAGCACACTCTGCGAGCACAGATGGCAGAGACGCTCGGCGCGTCGAAAGCTCAGTTCTTTTTCGATCGAATGCTGGATTATTTCTTCAATGAAGACGATGTGATCTTTCTTCGCAATGCTGGAGTAAACGTCGTTAGATTTCCGCTGAATTATCGGCACTTTGAAGATGACATGGCTCCCTTCAAATACAAGGAGTCAGGGTTCACGCGCCTCGATAAGGTTTTAGACCTCTGTGAGAAACACGATCTCTATGTCATTCTCGATCTTCATTCGGCGCAGGGATGGCAGAACGTTCACTGGCACTCCGATAATGCCTCGCGCATCAGTCTGCTTTGGAGGGATGTGTCCTATCAGGATCGCTACGTCGGTCTTTGGAAGGAGTTCGCCCGGCGTTACGCGAACAGGTCAGTGATCGCCGGATACGACGTGCTGAACGAACCTTGCACAAACAACGAAATGGGCGATTACCCCTGGAACGTGCCTCCCAATTACAAGCCCAACTGGAACGCGATGAACGCGCTCTACCGGTGCCTGGTTACAGAAATTCGCAGGATAGATTCCAGGCACATCATCTTCCTGGAAGGTGATAGCTACGCATCGATGTTCTCTGGACTCGAAAAGCCTTTCGACGACAATCTCGCCTACAGTTCGCATAATTACACCGTCCCGGGATTCGGCCCTGGCCAATACCCGGGCTTGATACATCCTCGGACTGCGCTGGGTAGCGGCTCTGATCCGTGGGATATTCAGAAGCAGGAGCAGCTCTTCCTCAATGCGGAAGGCACAAAATTCACACAGCAGAATAACGTTCCGCTGTGGGTAGGCGAATTTGGATCGGCCTTCAATGGCCCAGCCGACGAGGCTGGAGACAGGCTCCGCGCATTGGACGATCAACTGGGCATCTTTGAGCGCAACGGCGCACATTGGACGACGTGGAACTACAAGGACATTGGCGTGATGGGTATGCTGACGCTCAATCCTGAATCGCCTTACATGGAGCGGATCAAAGATCTTCTCCGCAAGAAAAGAGCTCTCGGCACCGACGATTGGATGAGATGGCTGCCAGCAACACCAATCAAGGACTCCACAGCGCAGCTCGCAGAGCAGATTCGTCACGTGGTAGATGATCCAAATATCAATCCTCTTCTCAACGCTAAGAGTATGAGCCAGACATTGCTATGCTTCTATGCCGGAACGCTGATGCAGCCAATGTATGCCAGCTTATTCAAAGGGTTGTCGGAGACAGAGCTGGACAACATCCTCTCGTCCTTTTCAGCGAGGCAGTGCATTCCTAACAAAGGTTTGGTGGATGTACTGAGCAAACATATGGCCAGGCCTGCGTAG
- the cynS gene encoding cyanase, producing the protein MLSREELTSKIQDAKLSRGLSWKDIAKEIGPGSPIFYTAALLGQMTLTKPEAENAARLLGLSELEASILTQPPSRGSLTTLPPTDPLIYRFYELIQTYGTTWKALIEEEFGDGIMSAIDFEMQIEREPNPKGDRVKIGMSGKFLSYKRY; encoded by the coding sequence ATGTTGAGCAGAGAAGAGCTAACATCGAAAATTCAGGACGCGAAGCTTAGCCGTGGTTTGAGCTGGAAGGACATTGCGAAGGAAATCGGCCCTGGCTCCCCGATTTTCTACACAGCCGCGCTACTTGGACAAATGACATTGACTAAACCCGAAGCCGAAAACGCGGCCAGACTTCTGGGCCTGAGTGAGTTGGAAGCGAGCATCCTAACCCAGCCTCCGAGTCGCGGGTCTCTGACGACGCTGCCACCTACAGATCCTCTCATTTATCGTTTCTACGAACTCATTCAGACCTATGGGACGACGTGGAAGGCGCTTATCGAGGAAGAGTTTGGCGATGGCATCATGAGTGCTATCGACTTCGAAATGCAGATCGAGCGGGAACCAAATCCCAAGGGTGACAGGGTCAAGATAGGCATGTCCGGAAAGTTTCTTTCTTACAAGCGCTACTAG
- a CDS encoding TonB-dependent receptor, whose amino-acid sequence MKPKWSENSLPTRMVLYALSSFSCAFIRRTIWTLTVSLVPLLAFSALSDGIAQQPCPQGFSVEGIVTDPSGAVIADAKVEIAGSSQATTDPAGQFTLSCLSGNQVAITVQADGFADASVTAAPSPNLVTHLNIQLQIANLATNIQVGDDVTALDADHGVGTRTLSTRDVQQLSDDPDDFLRELQAIAASGGGMPGSALLTVDGFENASAVPPKGSIASIRVNPDLFSAEYESAPYLGGRIEIFTKPGASPYHGALFFTDSNAIFNATDPLSATATPAGKQRYGFEISGPVVAEKNGFALALEKRDIDEFNVVDAVTLDAEGNPSPLQQSVSAPQRLWIASARDDWQAAVNDSMAVSFTANVNNLGNQGIGGLTLAEAGYSSLVSEYDLRLNNTLTLGTNILHETRIGYTWKRTANTPVSMNPSLQVAGYFTGGGATSQNLDNREQDLEADDDLMVTQGKHTWKIGAQSLGFFVHDYDPNTFNGAFQFGGGSAPVLDANNNPTGQTTTISGIEQYRRALLSLPGGSPTTYQLTTGTALVPLTQWRLGLYAQDAIKLAPQFSVIGGLRYQLQTSPNSFSNFSPRVGLSWSPDKKSTWIIHLRAGIFHFPNQQSFATEVARLNGVRQQETTVYSPSYNNPLTPVSGSIHVSAVDQFPRSLIQISSFQTHVGIERTFPGGWHLETTLYWYSSWNQLLSRNINAPLILGTCIGIPPDPIAALMSPRPGAPNENVIQYQNAGHSSGNVFVIAADRPTGKWASISGAYVHVNGKSNTSDASGPQSSYSNIGENSRDNWVGNNAVYANGSLHLPRKLDFSSILDVRNGTPYNITTGTDANGDGNFNDRPSYASAPGSGAYSTPFGLLTTNTVNGNVPRNLGTMPTVMHLDASLSRAFTLNPKDKTRTLIFSARSANLLNHTNITAVNTVLSSSAIGQSLAAETARRIELGVRFAF is encoded by the coding sequence ATGAAGCCAAAGTGGAGCGAAAATTCACTGCCAACACGAATGGTTCTTTACGCCTTGAGCAGTTTCTCATGTGCGTTTATACGAAGAACAATTTGGACGCTGACTGTTTCCCTGGTTCCGCTATTGGCCTTCTCTGCCCTCTCTGATGGAATAGCCCAACAGCCTTGTCCGCAAGGATTCTCGGTCGAGGGAATCGTCACCGATCCCAGCGGAGCAGTTATCGCCGATGCTAAAGTCGAGATCGCCGGGAGTTCGCAGGCGACAACAGACCCAGCCGGGCAGTTTACTCTGTCGTGCCTGAGCGGAAATCAGGTTGCCATCACGGTTCAGGCTGACGGCTTTGCGGACGCTTCCGTCACTGCCGCCCCCTCGCCAAACCTGGTCACGCATCTCAACATCCAACTGCAAATTGCCAACCTTGCGACCAACATACAGGTGGGCGATGACGTAACAGCACTTGACGCAGATCACGGCGTAGGAACGCGCACACTCAGCACGCGGGATGTTCAGCAGTTATCGGACGACCCCGATGATTTCCTCCGCGAATTGCAGGCTATAGCGGCGAGTGGCGGAGGAATGCCCGGTTCGGCACTGCTCACCGTTGATGGCTTCGAAAACGCCAGCGCGGTTCCACCCAAAGGATCCATCGCCTCAATCCGCGTTAACCCTGACCTGTTTTCAGCGGAGTACGAATCAGCTCCTTACCTGGGGGGCCGGATTGAAATCTTCACAAAACCAGGCGCAAGTCCCTACCACGGTGCATTGTTTTTCACCGACAGCAATGCAATCTTCAATGCCACCGATCCACTTTCGGCAACCGCCACGCCAGCCGGAAAACAGAGATACGGTTTTGAAATAAGCGGCCCGGTTGTTGCAGAGAAGAATGGTTTCGCTCTTGCGCTTGAGAAGCGCGACATCGATGAATTCAATGTGGTCGATGCAGTCACGCTCGATGCGGAGGGCAACCCGAGTCCATTGCAGCAGTCTGTTTCGGCGCCACAGCGGCTTTGGATAGCTTCCGCCCGCGATGACTGGCAGGCAGCTGTCAACGACAGCATGGCCGTGTCGTTCACCGCGAACGTCAACAATCTCGGCAACCAAGGCATTGGCGGACTTACGCTGGCTGAAGCCGGTTATTCCAGCCTGGTAAGCGAATACGATTTGAGGCTGAACAACACCTTGACGCTGGGCACCAATATATTGCACGAAACCCGGATCGGCTACACCTGGAAGCGCACTGCGAACACCCCTGTTTCAATGAACCCTTCTCTCCAGGTGGCCGGCTATTTCACCGGAGGCGGAGCCACAAGCCAGAACCTGGACAATCGTGAACAGGATCTCGAAGCCGACGACGATTTGATGGTCACACAGGGAAAACACACATGGAAGATTGGTGCTCAGTCACTCGGGTTCTTCGTTCACGACTATGATCCCAATACCTTCAATGGAGCCTTCCAGTTTGGAGGCGGAAGCGCACCGGTACTTGATGCAAACAACAATCCCACTGGCCAGACAACCACAATCAGCGGCATCGAACAGTACCGCCGCGCATTGCTCAGTCTCCCCGGCGGCTCGCCCACCACGTATCAACTTACCACCGGCACGGCGCTCGTCCCTTTAACCCAATGGCGCCTCGGCCTGTATGCCCAGGATGCAATCAAGCTGGCGCCACAATTCAGCGTGATCGGGGGCCTGCGTTATCAGCTTCAGACATCTCCAAACAGCTTTAGCAACTTTTCTCCGCGCGTTGGCCTGTCCTGGTCGCCCGATAAGAAGTCCACCTGGATCATTCACCTGCGCGCAGGAATCTTTCACTTTCCAAACCAACAGAGTTTCGCAACGGAGGTGGCCCGTCTCAACGGCGTCCGGCAACAGGAGACGACGGTATATTCGCCCAGTTATAACAACCCGTTGACGCCCGTCTCAGGATCGATTCACGTCAGCGCTGTCGATCAATTTCCGCGATCTCTCATCCAAATTTCTTCGTTTCAAACGCATGTCGGAATCGAGCGCACATTCCCTGGCGGCTGGCATTTGGAGACCACGCTCTATTGGTATTCAAGCTGGAACCAACTGCTGTCCAGAAACATCAATGCGCCGTTGATTCTCGGCACCTGCATTGGAATACCGCCCGATCCAATTGCGGCGCTCATGAGCCCGCGCCCCGGCGCTCCGAATGAAAATGTGATTCAGTATCAAAACGCCGGCCATTCAAGCGGCAATGTGTTTGTTATCGCTGCGGATCGACCCACCGGCAAATGGGCCAGTATTTCTGGCGCCTATGTACACGTCAATGGAAAATCCAACACAAGCGACGCTTCCGGTCCCCAATCAAGCTACAGCAACATCGGCGAAAACTCCCGCGACAATTGGGTAGGCAACAATGCCGTATACGCGAACGGCAGCCTTCATCTTCCACGCAAACTGGATTTCTCCTCCATATTGGATGTGAGAAATGGGACTCCCTACAACATCACCACGGGCACCGATGCAAATGGAGATGGGAATTTCAATGATCGCCCATCCTATGCATCGGCTCCGGGCTCAGGTGCTTACAGTACGCCCTTCGGACTGTTAACCACGAACACCGTCAATGGAAACGTCCCGCGCAATCTGGGAACCATGCCAACCGTCATGCATCTCGACGCAAGTTTGAGCCGTGCCTTCACACTCAACCCCAAGGACAAAACTCGCACCCTTATCTTCAGCGCGCGTAGTGCAAACCTTCTGAATCACACCAACATCACTGCCGTGAACACAGTCCTTTCGTCTTCAGCCATCGGCCAATCATTGGCCGCCGAAACCGCCAGGCGCATAGAGTTAGGCGTCCGGTTTGCCTTTTAA